Proteins from a genomic interval of Paenibacillus sp. FSL R5-0623:
- the pulA gene encoding type I pullulanase, giving the protein MPEWTSFRYEGNDLGLTYTRAASTFKLWAPTAQQVYILVFEDEGHYNDSGKVQDHENGQEHTLTRDADGIWTLELTGDWAGHYYMYRIIHDDQRIEVVVDPYARAVTANGQRTAIIDPETTNPVDWDLDVKPAFLHPVDAVLYELHVRDFSSDPHADIPYKGKYLAFTASGLTDRAGNSIGVDHLAELGVTHVHLLPVADYQTVNELATADVGSNVRAPYNWGYDPQHYNVPEGSYATDPRDPAVRIRELKSLVQSLHRQGIRVVLDVVYNHTYSVEEGPFERIVPGYYYRYREDGTLSNGSGVGNELATERPMVRKYILDSLRYWAEEYHVDGFRFDLMALIDTETMNELTRELKEQIDPAFLIYGEPWMGGDSPLDRKTLKGTQRGQGFAVFNDHFRSAIKGDSDGSGRGFVTGAGGQEYELIRGLAGALDDFTSSPVEVVNYVTAHDNLNLWDKIATTMNLRHELGFPVWKDGQPVGGGSAESAVKAADPYRYVDADDVLNHEMVRRSLLSSGILLTSQGIPFLHSGDEMLRSKAGDHNSYRSGDAVNAITWANKSRFRPVFDYYRGLIHLRRTHPAFRMIDAEQVRNHLRVIRADGNVVAFILQNGANQDTWNQIMVIYNGTEHEQHVDLGEGDWHVVVNDHQAGTDLIETVRGTVQVERWSLMVLYDTEHAGGAEPSTVEISFPRQVYSPKETTQLRAIVRDSIGNVVEKAPVTWTSSDPDIIQIQPDGTIHALERGEASITVHCGDITASCMLQVDYRHAERIEIVGEPVMYMTRISRFRALVLDQFGQPLQDSTIRWSSSHPELAAVSAAGIVRAMTPGVTHIIAEAGGIRATLGVTIHKQISRTVTLRYEREDQHYEGWDVWVWGTGMEDGAVRLEQVGNAAEARFRVAPGLHHLGLIIRLNEWEAKDTCGDRYVDIVPEDGDVHIIVRSGSDEMQIIRESEKTEDRNSA; this is encoded by the coding sequence ATGCCGGAATGGACTTCTTTTCGTTACGAAGGCAACGATCTTGGCTTAACATATACTCGTGCAGCAAGTACTTTTAAATTGTGGGCACCTACGGCACAGCAGGTTTATATATTGGTCTTTGAAGATGAAGGGCATTACAACGATAGTGGTAAAGTACAAGATCATGAAAATGGGCAGGAACATACTCTGACGCGCGATGCGGACGGAATATGGACTTTGGAGCTTACAGGCGATTGGGCAGGACATTATTATATGTACCGAATTATCCATGATGATCAGCGGATTGAAGTCGTTGTTGATCCTTATGCCAGAGCGGTAACGGCTAATGGGCAACGAACGGCTATTATAGATCCGGAGACCACCAATCCGGTCGATTGGGACCTGGATGTCAAACCTGCTTTTCTGCATCCTGTTGATGCCGTGTTATATGAGTTACATGTCCGTGATTTCTCCTCGGATCCACATGCAGATATTCCGTATAAGGGAAAATATCTGGCATTCACGGCATCCGGTCTGACGGATAGAGCAGGTAATAGTATTGGCGTAGACCATCTTGCCGAACTGGGAGTTACTCATGTACATCTTCTGCCTGTGGCGGATTATCAGACGGTGAATGAACTCGCTACAGCAGATGTGGGTTCAAACGTCAGAGCACCATACAACTGGGGGTATGATCCCCAGCATTATAACGTTCCCGAAGGTTCGTATGCGACAGATCCTCGTGATCCTGCAGTTCGCATCCGGGAGCTCAAATCACTCGTTCAATCCTTGCACAGACAAGGCATTCGCGTTGTACTTGATGTTGTCTATAATCATACGTATAGCGTGGAAGAGGGACCTTTTGAACGGATTGTACCAGGATATTATTACCGTTATCGGGAGGATGGCACCCTCAGCAATGGTTCTGGTGTAGGCAATGAATTGGCGACAGAACGTCCAATGGTGCGAAAATATATTTTGGATTCTCTCCGATATTGGGCAGAAGAATATCATGTGGACGGATTTCGATTTGACCTTATGGCCCTGATTGATACGGAAACGATGAATGAATTGACACGTGAATTGAAGGAACAGATCGATCCGGCGTTTCTGATCTATGGGGAACCCTGGATGGGTGGAGATTCACCTTTGGACCGCAAAACATTAAAAGGAACCCAGCGAGGTCAGGGATTTGCTGTATTTAATGATCATTTTCGCAGTGCAATCAAGGGCGATAGTGATGGCAGTGGCAGAGGGTTTGTCACGGGTGCCGGAGGGCAGGAATATGAGCTTATTAGGGGATTAGCGGGAGCACTGGATGATTTCACATCTTCACCTGTGGAAGTTGTCAATTATGTAACCGCCCATGACAATCTCAATCTGTGGGACAAAATTGCGACAACAATGAACCTTAGACATGAATTAGGATTTCCCGTATGGAAGGACGGACAGCCCGTGGGTGGCGGGAGTGCTGAGTCCGCTGTAAAAGCAGCAGATCCTTATCGGTATGTGGATGCAGATGATGTTTTGAATCATGAGATGGTTCGTCGCTCTTTACTGTCTTCCGGCATTCTGCTGACTTCTCAGGGAATTCCGTTTCTGCATTCAGGGGATGAGATGCTCAGATCCAAAGCCGGTGATCATAACAGTTATCGGAGCGGGGATGCGGTGAACGCCATCACATGGGCCAACAAATCACGGTTCAGACCGGTGTTCGACTACTATCGTGGTCTTATTCATTTGCGGCGAACACATCCCGCTTTTCGTATGATTGATGCTGAACAGGTACGAAATCACCTTCGTGTTATTCGTGCGGATGGCAACGTAGTTGCCTTTATACTTCAGAATGGTGCGAATCAGGACACCTGGAATCAGATTATGGTCATCTATAACGGAACGGAACATGAGCAGCATGTTGACCTGGGGGAAGGGGACTGGCATGTTGTAGTCAATGATCATCAGGCAGGCACAGACCTGATCGAGACTGTTCGTGGTACTGTTCAGGTAGAACGATGGTCTTTAATGGTGCTGTATGACACAGAGCATGCTGGAGGCGCTGAACCATCAACAGTGGAGATTAGTTTTCCTCGCCAGGTATATAGTCCGAAGGAGACCACTCAACTGCGAGCGATCGTACGGGACAGCATTGGCAATGTGGTAGAAAAAGCTCCAGTTACCTGGACTTCTTCTGATCCGGATATCATTCAGATCCAGCCTGATGGAACAATCCATGCACTAGAACGAGGGGAAGCTTCGATTACAGTCCATTGTGGGGACATAACGGCAAGCTGTATGTTACAAGTGGATTATCGTCATGCTGAACGAATCGAAATTGTGGGCGAACCTGTCATGTATATGACTCGAATCAGTCGCTTCCGTGCCTTGGTTCTGGATCAATTTGGTCAGCCGCTTCAGGATTCTACTATACGTTGGAGCTCTTCTCATCCAGAACTTGCAGCGGTGAGTGCAGCAGGGATCGTACGTGCGATGACACCTGGAGTAACCCATATTATTGCTGAAGCTGGAGGAATCCGGGCAACGCTTGGTGTAACGATTCATAAACAGATTTCGCGAACCGTCACGCTTCGATACGAACGGGAAGACCAGCACTATGAAGGCTGGGATGTCTGGGTATGGGGCACAGGTATGGAGGACGGAGCAGTACGGCTGGAACAAGTCGGAAATGCCGCCGAAGCCCGCTTCCGCGTAGCTCCGGGTCTGCATCACCTGGGATTGATCATTCGATTGAACGAATGGGAAGCTAAAGATACGTGCGGAGACCGTTACGTGGACATTGTACCTGAAGACGGGGATGTGCACATTATTGTCCGTAGCGGATCAGACGAGATGCAGATCATTCGTGAAAGCGAAAAAACAGAGGATCGTAATAGCGCATAG
- the pulA gene encoding type I pullulanase, which translates to MIEEDKQELLISEDTYKGRDLGVTLEAQSCHFKVWSPLAVQMELILYPPLTGGSPEEEPNQRKQQALPMQKKEQGIWVLELEGDLNSYRYMYKPTFEDGHSTHAVDPYARAVTMNGEMGVIVRLEQTHPKGWSEDIRPQLTSPVDAVLYELHVRDFSIHPSSGITNKGKYMAFTETGLRDSEGNTLGIDHLVELGITHVHLLPVFDFATVDESRVDGDTSDASNYNWGYDPLHYNVPEGSYASRADEPETRIREFKSMVLALHNKGIGVIMDVVYNHTFDTAGSSFEKLVPGYYYRQNADGTYSNGSGTGNEVATERTMVRKFIIDSVRYWAEEYHVDGFRFDLMGLIDTTTMKQLAAELHTEVSPCILLYGEPWGALDSPLGDDMTLKEAQRGAGFAVFNDNFRGVIKGDSDGVGTGFATGADGKEEELWTGVRGAIEDFTDGPSETINYVTVHDNLNLWDKIARTQGLHDTLNFLSYNEDGSICGCESVEKAVEKAKPYLQIDPEHILENETVRRSLLANGIVLTSQGVPLIAAGDELLRSKYGDANSHQSGDVVNAIHWEQKKLFKPVFDYYRGLIRLRREHPAFRLRTREEIEKYVSLIEKGNGLLAYELNGTAASDSWERIVVIYNAAKENRDIAVPTGTWNVIVEKGQAGVDTIRTVQDGQANVNAISLTVMYSNS; encoded by the coding sequence ATGATTGAAGAAGATAAGCAGGAACTATTGATTTCAGAAGATACATACAAAGGAAGAGATTTAGGTGTCACATTAGAAGCACAGTCCTGTCACTTCAAAGTCTGGTCACCGTTAGCCGTTCAGATGGAACTAATTCTGTACCCACCTTTGACAGGGGGGAGCCCGGAGGAAGAGCCCAATCAACGGAAACAGCAGGCGTTACCTATGCAAAAGAAAGAACAAGGCATCTGGGTTCTGGAACTGGAGGGTGATTTAAACAGCTACCGTTACATGTACAAGCCTACTTTCGAAGATGGACATTCAACCCATGCTGTAGACCCCTACGCACGAGCAGTGACCATGAATGGAGAAATGGGTGTAATTGTGAGACTGGAGCAAACACATCCGAAGGGATGGAGTGAGGATATTCGCCCGCAATTGACCAGTCCTGTAGATGCAGTCCTGTACGAACTGCATGTACGTGATTTTTCCATTCACCCATCATCTGGTATAACAAATAAAGGCAAATACATGGCTTTCACCGAGACGGGTCTGCGTGATTCGGAGGGCAACACACTGGGGATCGATCATTTGGTTGAACTAGGGATTACCCATGTTCATCTGCTGCCTGTATTTGATTTTGCGACGGTGGATGAATCCAGGGTGGATGGTGATACGTCTGATGCCTCCAACTATAACTGGGGATATGATCCACTTCATTACAATGTCCCGGAAGGGTCCTATGCATCACGTGCAGATGAGCCGGAGACACGAATTCGTGAGTTCAAATCAATGGTGCTGGCCCTTCATAACAAGGGAATAGGTGTCATTATGGATGTGGTATATAATCATACGTTTGATACGGCAGGCAGCTCTTTTGAAAAACTTGTACCAGGGTACTACTATCGTCAAAACGCCGATGGAACCTATAGCAATGGCTCAGGTACGGGCAATGAGGTAGCTACTGAACGCACCATGGTTCGTAAGTTTATCATCGACTCGGTCCGTTACTGGGCAGAGGAGTACCATGTTGATGGTTTTCGATTTGATCTCATGGGCCTGATCGACACAACTACGATGAAACAGCTTGCAGCGGAGTTGCACACCGAAGTGTCACCTTGCATATTGTTATATGGTGAACCATGGGGCGCACTGGATTCGCCGCTTGGAGATGATATGACCCTAAAAGAAGCGCAGCGCGGGGCGGGTTTTGCTGTGTTTAACGATAATTTCCGCGGAGTGATCAAGGGAGACAGCGATGGTGTGGGTACGGGATTTGCGACAGGTGCGGACGGGAAAGAAGAAGAATTGTGGACTGGCGTCCGGGGAGCCATTGAGGATTTTACGGATGGTCCATCCGAGACGATTAACTATGTAACCGTGCATGATAATCTCAATCTGTGGGATAAAATCGCGCGTACACAAGGACTCCACGATACCCTGAATTTCCTCAGCTATAACGAGGATGGAAGTATTTGTGGTTGCGAGAGCGTGGAAAAGGCTGTAGAGAAGGCTAAGCCTTACCTGCAGATTGATCCGGAACACATTCTGGAGAATGAGACCGTTAGGCGTAGTTTGCTTGCCAATGGTATCGTTCTAACCTCCCAGGGTGTACCCCTGATCGCGGCTGGAGATGAGCTGCTTCGAAGCAAATATGGGGACGCCAACAGCCACCAGAGTGGAGACGTGGTTAATGCCATACATTGGGAGCAGAAGAAGCTGTTCAAGCCGGTATTTGATTATTATCGTGGGCTGATCCGTCTTCGGCGAGAACATCCAGCCTTTCGGCTTCGTACACGGGAAGAGATCGAGAAGTATGTTAGTCTGATAGAAAAAGGCAATGGGCTGCTAGCCTATGAATTGAACGGTACAGCAGCCAGCGATTCATGGGAACGTATTGTTGTTATCTATAACGCGGCAAAAGAAAACCGTGACATCGCTGTTCCCACAGGGACATGGAATGTGATTGTAGAAAAAGGACAAGCAGGCGTTGATACGATACGCACCGTACAAGACGGACAGGCGAATGTGAATGCGATATCCCTAACGGTGATGTATTCCAATTCCTGA
- a CDS encoding 50S ribosomal protein L25, which yields MKSNGKMAQLTATPRTEKKGAALRLLRQGGRVPAVVYGPGLEGASIHVDEKEMLKVARTGRSEMFNLNVEGGKTVPVLIKDQQERNGRLLHVDFLQISKNKPISVSVSIDFQGTAAGSKAGGVFQTQETQLEVEGLPADLPTSIEVDVSGLDIGDRLTAADIKLDKGLTLITSPESIIASVMPPQAAEEEPTASAEEAEPATEEKATEE from the coding sequence ATGAAATCCAACGGAAAAATGGCTCAACTTACAGCAACGCCAAGAACGGAAAAGAAAGGTGCAGCACTGCGCCTGTTAAGACAAGGCGGACGAGTTCCTGCAGTCGTTTACGGCCCGGGACTTGAAGGTGCTTCAATACATGTAGATGAAAAAGAAATGCTGAAAGTGGCACGCACAGGCCGCTCCGAAATGTTCAACCTGAATGTGGAGGGCGGTAAAACGGTTCCAGTGCTGATCAAGGATCAGCAAGAGCGTAACGGACGTTTGCTGCATGTAGACTTTTTGCAAATCTCCAAGAACAAGCCGATCAGTGTAAGTGTATCGATCGACTTCCAGGGTACAGCGGCCGGCTCGAAAGCTGGCGGTGTATTCCAGACACAGGAGACACAGCTGGAAGTAGAAGGATTGCCTGCGGATCTGCCAACGTCCATTGAAGTGGATGTTAGCGGATTGGATATTGGCGATCGCTTGACTGCTGCGGATATCAAGCTGGACAAAGGTTTGACACTTATAACATCACCTGAGTCCATCATCGCTTCCGTTATGCCGCCACAAGCCGCTGAGGAAGAGCCGACGGCTTCTGCTGAAGAGGCTGAACCGGCAACTGAAGAAAAAGCTACAGAAGAATAA